A single region of the Fenollaria sporofastidiosus genome encodes:
- a CDS encoding ABC transporter ATP-binding protein, with protein MKNKELIKRFLPYFKKYRKVLFLDLFCAVLTTVCELVFPLLLRSITNTASKDILLVTNEYILKVVFIYFSLRIVEIVAQFYMTKVGHIMGAYIEKDMRSDAFNHLQHLSDSFYNNTKVGQIMARITNDLFDVTEFAHHCPEEFLIAGVKIFISFIILVRINVLLTVVMFTMIPIMIYASSSYNHKMRRAFKEQRDHIGDLNSGLEDSLLGSKVVKSFANEDVEVEKFEKDNDKFLEIKKKRYTYMAGFATVNRIFDAIMYTMIIGIGGFLIKAGKISAGDMIAYVLFATSLLTTIKRIVDFMENFNAGMTGIERFIEIMDTDVDIFDKEDAVELKDVKGHIEFKDVSFAYPDDKNKVLSNINLTVNEGESVAIVGPSGSGKTTLVNLIPRFYDVTKGEILIDGKNIKDFTLKSLRQNIGSVQQEVYLFSGTILENIKYGKIDAKKEEVINAAKLAGAYDFIMELKDGFNTYVGERGVKLSGGQKQRIAIARVFLKNPKVLILDEATSALDNTSERLIQESLEKLSQGRTTLTIAHRLSTIKNAKKIIVLTDDGIKESGTHDELMSKKGLYYELYTGSLLDLK; from the coding sequence ATGAAAAATAAAGAACTAATCAAACGCTTTTTACCCTACTTTAAAAAATATAGAAAAGTACTATTCCTAGACTTGTTCTGCGCTGTTCTAACAACAGTGTGTGAACTAGTCTTTCCTTTATTATTAAGAAGCATCACTAACACTGCTTCGAAAGACATCTTACTCGTAACTAATGAGTATATATTAAAGGTTGTATTTATCTACTTTTCCTTACGTATAGTTGAGATAGTTGCGCAGTTCTACATGACTAAGGTCGGTCACATCATGGGCGCATACATAGAAAAGGATATGCGTAGCGACGCCTTTAATCATTTGCAGCACCTATCAGATAGTTTCTATAACAACACTAAGGTCGGACAAATCATGGCGAGGATTACCAATGACCTCTTCGATGTAACAGAGTTCGCGCACCATTGCCCAGAAGAGTTCCTTATAGCAGGAGTGAAGATATTCATCTCCTTCATCATCTTGGTAAGGATCAATGTCTTATTAACCGTAGTCATGTTTACCATGATACCGATTATGATCTACGCATCAAGCTCGTACAATCACAAGATGCGCCGCGCCTTCAAAGAGCAAAGAGACCACATAGGCGACTTAAACTCTGGACTTGAAGACTCGCTGCTTGGCTCCAAGGTCGTTAAGTCCTTCGCCAATGAAGATGTTGAAGTAGAAAAGTTTGAGAAAGACAACGACAAGTTCCTTGAAATCAAAAAGAAGAGATACACATACATGGCAGGCTTTGCGACAGTAAACAGAATATTCGACGCCATCATGTATACTATGATCATAGGTATAGGCGGCTTCTTAATCAAGGCTGGCAAGATATCCGCAGGAGACATGATAGCCTACGTTTTATTCGCAACAAGCCTTCTTACAACCATCAAAAGGATAGTCGACTTCATGGAGAACTTCAACGCCGGCATGACTGGCATAGAACGCTTCATCGAGATTATGGATACAGACGTGGACATCTTCGACAAGGAAGATGCAGTAGAATTAAAAGATGTTAAGGGCCACATCGAGTTCAAGGACGTAAGCTTTGCCTACCCTGACGACAAGAACAAAGTCCTATCAAATATCAACCTAACAGTTAATGAGGGCGAATCCGTTGCCATAGTAGGACCATCAGGCTCAGGTAAGACTACTTTGGTAAACCTTATACCGCGCTTCTACGATGTTACTAAAGGCGAGATACTAATCGATGGCAAGAACATCAAAGACTTCACACTAAAGTCACTAAGACAAAACATCGGCTCAGTGCAACAAGAAGTCTACCTATTCAGCGGCACTATACTAGAGAACATCAAGTATGGTAAGATAGACGCTAAGAAAGAAGAAGTCATCAACGCAGCAAAGCTTGCAGGCGCCTACGACTTCATCATGGAACTAAAAGACGGCTTCAATACCTACGTTGGTGAGCGTGGCGTTAAGCTATCAGGTGGACAAAAGCAAAGAATCGCCATCGCGAGAGTCTTCCTAAAGAATCCAAAAGTTCTTATACTTGACGAGGCAACATCTGCTCTTGACAACACTAGTGAAAGACTTATACAAGAGTCGCTTGAAAAGCTTTCACAAGGAAGAACAACACTAACCATAGCACACAGACTATCGACTATAAAGAACGCAAAGAAGATCATAGTCCTTACAGACGACGGCATCAAAGAAAGTGGTACACACGACGAGCTTATGTCCAAGAAAGGTCTATACTACGAACTATATACTGGCTCGCTTCTTGATCTTAAATAA